Proteins encoded by one window of Dermochelys coriacea isolate rDerCor1 chromosome 13, rDerCor1.pri.v4, whole genome shotgun sequence:
- the LOC119841613 gene encoding LOW QUALITY PROTEIN: olfactory receptor-like protein DTMT (The sequence of the model RefSeq protein was modified relative to this genomic sequence to represent the inferred CDS: inserted 2 bases in 2 codons), translating into MPKMLWNLHSEDKAISFTSCCLQMYFFVAQGGTECVLLLAMAYDRYAAICHPLRYILLMRRRVCALLLGASWVIDHLNSVINTAMICHFFCDIPPLIRLFCSNTSLRQLLTFSXLIILPFCLTLLSYLNILSSILKIHXARGKIKAFSTCFSHLAMVSIFYGTIIFIYMPPSASHSPEQDLLVSVFYGIVTPMLNPFIYSFRNKEVQGALQRALGRSREQKG; encoded by the exons aTGCCCAAGATGCTGTGGAATCTCCACTCTGAAGACAAGGCCATTTCCTTCACCAGCTGCTGCTTACAGATGTATTTCTTTGTTGCCCAGGGTGGCACTGAGTGTGTCCTCCTCTTGGCCATGGCTTATGACCGCTATGCTGCCATCTGCCACCCACTACGCTATATCCTCCTCATGAGGAGACGTGTTTGCGCCTTGCTTCTGGGGGCCTCATGGGTCATCGACCACCTGAACTCCGTCATCAATACTGCCATG ATCTGCCACTTCTTCTGTGACATCCCACCCCTGATCCGGCTCTTCTGCTCTAATACTTCCCTGAGGCAGCTGCTGACCTTCT GTCTCATAATCCTCCCCTTCTGCCTGACACTGCTCTCCTACCTCAACATCCTCTCCTCCATCCTGAAGATCC ATGCCCGGGGCAAGATCAAGGCTTTCTCTACCTGCTTCTCCCACTTGGCCATGGTCAGCATCTTCTATGGCACAATCATCTTCATCTACATGCCCCCCTCAGCCAGCCACTCACCAGAGCAGGACCTGCTGGTCTCTGTGTTTTATGGCATTGTCACCCCCATGCTCAACCCTTTCATCTACAGCTTCAGGAACAAGGAGGTGCAAGGGGCACTCCAGAGAGCCCTCGGCAGGAGCAGGGAGCAGAAGGGATGA